The Linepithema humile isolate Giens D197 chromosome 7, Lhum_UNIL_v1.0, whole genome shotgun sequence genome has a window encoding:
- the LOC105679240 gene encoding uncharacterized protein isoform X1 has translation MTEPETQTEETVMSEFVEEVTTDAEDTDVTIETNDVTKYESIEYEDAEPSMGKDGRRKKIRSWRERCRDTWTCEGESLWRIYMKSYAESLERENERKISPDIARLPDAEVVDETFPLHECFPLGGFQFQHRVRTPVLDRQKIRIWRSMRTRQSKNVSRKRGKLSKTANARWPDVWPCAAQDLTSELKMRGKREKEERKRKDIFLFDPQENDKDKLLCEQRSYFANRKELDHVRIPIKCPKLKAVSSEDRSTGECPGLVDGDYVIVELASEKENKRVYANVVLRGLKGMHLPELCSLRKRRNTWKFCFYQAIVALLAKTQLRYKYAWSANIDYIYDLAWTLYTHIGTVNVKEQQRLDDVVVYNYKYSVEIELLQELKDIPVARDIDFDYEESGLRRRITLHRKDPLRVKVELGSQKITDLEYVPVHEDTQKIEEWFDELSQRYRNCIFRTTRFSLAFWKDDQFWYLYNPYRCDEFGLWDDDGYACIVKFCSKDSLKRHLMILLLRAYAYEVLESRDPSGSQIGKDDVFDVQIFHVNFHCCQLHNLKLLQRGAFKPPRCVDECSSGSLEIGDQDASDIEESEGDPKEPREKATWLKRFRVTWSRCASASRQRQAADKVKAQQSGKAKWHQYYVEEVNRLFSLWGEIHITDGMFDEANRGMQMYACYVVCAGMTRIIAPEYWSPKILDVIVMCGDRYYTHSKLEAELKSTRSEYAHVSCWNRYLSDSFKIGETLFEARILPAVCGRLYVRTNECLWQSLERMFFDHHFGILTCETACLGLFKFCGAYYVCDVNSFGPPLFQYGHGAAYLMRATSFCKFVTVLVLIIGSPECSQFSLNPVKILRVVEVGPDFRARMGERRNRFGRLVGRKRAFNEQKKRKIKK, from the exons ATGACGGAACCGGAGACTCAAACTGAGGAGACAGTGATGAGCGAATTTGTGGAAGAAGTTACGACAGATGCAGAAGATACCGATGTAACGATCGAGACTAACGATGTTACGAAGTACGAAAGTATTGAATACGAAGATGCTGAACCAAGCATGGGCAAAGatggaagaagaaaaaagataagatCTTGGAGAGAGAGATGCAGAGATACGTGGACCTGCGAAGGAGAATCTCTTTGGCGTATTTATATGAAATC ATACGCAGAGTCGTTGGAGAGGGAAAACGAACGGAAGATATCACCTGACATTGCGAGGCTGCCTGATGCGGAAGTTGTCGACGAGACATTTCCGCTTCACGAGTGCTTTCCGCTCGGCGGCTTTCAGTTTCAACATCGAGTTAGAACGCCCGTACTAGATCGCCAAAAAATCCGAATCTGGAGAAGTATGAGAACAAGACAGTCG AAAAATGTATCTCGAAAGAGAGGAAAACTATCGAAAACTGCAAATGCGAGATGGCCGGATGTGTGGCCATGCGCTGCGCAAGATTTGACAAGCGAACTGAAGATGCGAGGCAAGcgagaaaaggaagaaagaaagcgGAAGgatattttcctttttgatCCACAGGAGAATGACAAAGATAAACTTCTATGCGAGCAAAGGAGCTACTTTGCTAATCGCAAAGAATTGGATCACGTCCGTATACCAATAAAGTGTCCAAAATTGAAAGCGGTATCATCAGAGGACCGGTCGACTGGTGAATGTCCCGGTTTGGTAGACGGCGATTATGTTATCGTAGAATTAGCATccgaaaaagaaaacaaacgTGTTTACGCTAATGTGGTTCTTCGCGGACTAAAAGGAATGCATCTACCGGAACTGTGCTCTCTGCGAAAACGCAGAAACACTTGGAAATTCTGCTTTTACCAAGCGATCGTGGCATTGTTAGCGAAAACTCAGCTAAG ATACAAGTACGCGTGGAGCGCCAATATCGATTACATCTATGACCTCGCCTGGACACTTTATACTCACATCGGCACGGTCAACGTGAAGGAGCAGCAGCGTCTGGACGATGTCGTCGTGTACAACTACAAGTACAGTGTCGAGATAGAGTTGTTGCAGGAATTGAAGGATATACCCGTGGCGCGAGACATCGATTTCGACTATGAAGAGAGCGGCTTAAGGAGGCGGATCACGTTACACAGAAAGGATCCTCTGAGAGTTAAAGTGGAACTTGGTTCCCAAAAAATCACGGATCTAGAATACGTACCTGTACACGAGGACACGCAAAAGATAGAGGAGTGGTTTGACGAATTATCCCAGCGATATCGCAATTGCATTTTCCGTACGACTAGATTCTCGTTAGCCTTCTGGAAGGACGATCAGTTTTGGTACCTTTACAATCCGTATCGTTGCGACGAGTTCGGCCTGTGGGACGACGACGGGTACGCCTGCATCGTAAAATTCTGCTCTAAAGACTCTTTAAAGAGGCATCTGATGATCCTCCTGTTGAGAGCCTACGCTTACGAAGTTCTGGAATCGCGAGATCCGAGTGGATCTCAAATCGGGAAAGACGACGTTTTCGACgttcaaatttttcatgttaattTCCACTGCTGTCAGCtgcataatttgaaattattgcaGCGTGGCGCGTTTAAGCCACCGCGATGCGTCGATGAATGTTCGTCCGGGTCTCTCGAGATCGGAGATCAAGACGCGAGTGATATAGAAGAATCAGAGGGCGATCCGAAGGAGCCAAGAGAAAAAGCTACATGGTTGAAGCGTTTTCGAGTAACCTGGAGCAGATGTGCGTCCGCGAGTCGGCAGAGACAGGCTGCGGACAAGGTGAAGGCCCAGCAAAGCGGCAAAGCGAAGTGGCATCAGTATTACGTGGAAGAAGTTAACCGCCTGTTCTCTCTGTGGGGCGAGATACATATTACCGATGGTATGTTCGACGAGGCGAACCGTGGAATGCAAATGTACGCGTGCTACGTGGTGTGCGCCGGCATGACGAGGATCATAGCGCCGGAATATTGGAGCCCGAAAATCCTCGATGTGATCGTTATGTGTGGGGATCGTTATTACACGCACAGCAAGCTCGAGGCTGAATTGAAATCCACCAGAAGCGAGTATGCTCACGTAAGCTGTTGGAACCGGTATCTGTCCGATAGCTTTAAAATTGGCGAAACCTTGTTCGAGGCGAGGATACTGCCGGCCGTTTGCGGCAGGCTATACGTTCGTACGAATGAATGCTTGTGGCAGTCGTTGGAACGCATGTTCTTCGATCATCACTTCGGTATCCTTACGTGCGAGACCGCTTGTCTCGGTCTCTTTAAATTTTGCGGCGCGTATTACGTTTGTGACGTAAACTCGTTTGGTCCGCCGCTCTTCCAGTACGGCCATGGCGCGGCGTATCTGATGAGAGCTACGTCCTTCTGTAAATTTGTCACGGTGCTCGTGCTAATTATTGGTTCGCCCGAATGTAGTCAGTTCAGTTTGAATCCCGTTAAGATTCTCAGAGTCGTCGAGGTAGGTCCTGATTTTCGTGCGAGGATGGGCGAGAGAAGAAATCGTTTCGGGCGACTCGTTGGGAGGAAGCGCGCGTTCAATGAacagaagaaaagaaagataaagaagtaa
- the LOC105679240 gene encoding uncharacterized protein isoform X2 yields the protein MRTRQSKNVSRKRGKLSKTANARWPDVWPCAAQDLTSELKMRGKREKEERKRKDIFLFDPQENDKDKLLCEQRSYFANRKELDHVRIPIKCPKLKAVSSEDRSTGECPGLVDGDYVIVELASEKENKRVYANVVLRGLKGMHLPELCSLRKRRNTWKFCFYQAIVALLAKTQLRYKYAWSANIDYIYDLAWTLYTHIGTVNVKEQQRLDDVVVYNYKYSVEIELLQELKDIPVARDIDFDYEESGLRRRITLHRKDPLRVKVELGSQKITDLEYVPVHEDTQKIEEWFDELSQRYRNCIFRTTRFSLAFWKDDQFWYLYNPYRCDEFGLWDDDGYACIVKFCSKDSLKRHLMILLLRAYAYEVLESRDPSGSQIGKDDVFDVQIFHVNFHCCQLHNLKLLQRGAFKPPRCVDECSSGSLEIGDQDASDIEESEGDPKEPREKATWLKRFRVTWSRCASASRQRQAADKVKAQQSGKAKWHQYYVEEVNRLFSLWGEIHITDGMFDEANRGMQMYACYVVCAGMTRIIAPEYWSPKILDVIVMCGDRYYTHSKLEAELKSTRSEYAHVSCWNRYLSDSFKIGETLFEARILPAVCGRLYVRTNECLWQSLERMFFDHHFGILTCETACLGLFKFCGAYYVCDVNSFGPPLFQYGHGAAYLMRATSFCKFVTVLVLIIGSPECSQFSLNPVKILRVVEVGPDFRARMGERRNRFGRLVGRKRAFNEQKKRKIKK from the exons ATGAGAACAAGACAGTCG AAAAATGTATCTCGAAAGAGAGGAAAACTATCGAAAACTGCAAATGCGAGATGGCCGGATGTGTGGCCATGCGCTGCGCAAGATTTGACAAGCGAACTGAAGATGCGAGGCAAGcgagaaaaggaagaaagaaagcgGAAGgatattttcctttttgatCCACAGGAGAATGACAAAGATAAACTTCTATGCGAGCAAAGGAGCTACTTTGCTAATCGCAAAGAATTGGATCACGTCCGTATACCAATAAAGTGTCCAAAATTGAAAGCGGTATCATCAGAGGACCGGTCGACTGGTGAATGTCCCGGTTTGGTAGACGGCGATTATGTTATCGTAGAATTAGCATccgaaaaagaaaacaaacgTGTTTACGCTAATGTGGTTCTTCGCGGACTAAAAGGAATGCATCTACCGGAACTGTGCTCTCTGCGAAAACGCAGAAACACTTGGAAATTCTGCTTTTACCAAGCGATCGTGGCATTGTTAGCGAAAACTCAGCTAAG ATACAAGTACGCGTGGAGCGCCAATATCGATTACATCTATGACCTCGCCTGGACACTTTATACTCACATCGGCACGGTCAACGTGAAGGAGCAGCAGCGTCTGGACGATGTCGTCGTGTACAACTACAAGTACAGTGTCGAGATAGAGTTGTTGCAGGAATTGAAGGATATACCCGTGGCGCGAGACATCGATTTCGACTATGAAGAGAGCGGCTTAAGGAGGCGGATCACGTTACACAGAAAGGATCCTCTGAGAGTTAAAGTGGAACTTGGTTCCCAAAAAATCACGGATCTAGAATACGTACCTGTACACGAGGACACGCAAAAGATAGAGGAGTGGTTTGACGAATTATCCCAGCGATATCGCAATTGCATTTTCCGTACGACTAGATTCTCGTTAGCCTTCTGGAAGGACGATCAGTTTTGGTACCTTTACAATCCGTATCGTTGCGACGAGTTCGGCCTGTGGGACGACGACGGGTACGCCTGCATCGTAAAATTCTGCTCTAAAGACTCTTTAAAGAGGCATCTGATGATCCTCCTGTTGAGAGCCTACGCTTACGAAGTTCTGGAATCGCGAGATCCGAGTGGATCTCAAATCGGGAAAGACGACGTTTTCGACgttcaaatttttcatgttaattTCCACTGCTGTCAGCtgcataatttgaaattattgcaGCGTGGCGCGTTTAAGCCACCGCGATGCGTCGATGAATGTTCGTCCGGGTCTCTCGAGATCGGAGATCAAGACGCGAGTGATATAGAAGAATCAGAGGGCGATCCGAAGGAGCCAAGAGAAAAAGCTACATGGTTGAAGCGTTTTCGAGTAACCTGGAGCAGATGTGCGTCCGCGAGTCGGCAGAGACAGGCTGCGGACAAGGTGAAGGCCCAGCAAAGCGGCAAAGCGAAGTGGCATCAGTATTACGTGGAAGAAGTTAACCGCCTGTTCTCTCTGTGGGGCGAGATACATATTACCGATGGTATGTTCGACGAGGCGAACCGTGGAATGCAAATGTACGCGTGCTACGTGGTGTGCGCCGGCATGACGAGGATCATAGCGCCGGAATATTGGAGCCCGAAAATCCTCGATGTGATCGTTATGTGTGGGGATCGTTATTACACGCACAGCAAGCTCGAGGCTGAATTGAAATCCACCAGAAGCGAGTATGCTCACGTAAGCTGTTGGAACCGGTATCTGTCCGATAGCTTTAAAATTGGCGAAACCTTGTTCGAGGCGAGGATACTGCCGGCCGTTTGCGGCAGGCTATACGTTCGTACGAATGAATGCTTGTGGCAGTCGTTGGAACGCATGTTCTTCGATCATCACTTCGGTATCCTTACGTGCGAGACCGCTTGTCTCGGTCTCTTTAAATTTTGCGGCGCGTATTACGTTTGTGACGTAAACTCGTTTGGTCCGCCGCTCTTCCAGTACGGCCATGGCGCGGCGTATCTGATGAGAGCTACGTCCTTCTGTAAATTTGTCACGGTGCTCGTGCTAATTATTGGTTCGCCCGAATGTAGTCAGTTCAGTTTGAATCCCGTTAAGATTCTCAGAGTCGTCGAGGTAGGTCCTGATTTTCGTGCGAGGATGGGCGAGAGAAGAAATCGTTTCGGGCGACTCGTTGGGAGGAAGCGCGCGTTCAATGAacagaagaaaagaaagataaagaagtaa